From one Solanum stenotomum isolate F172 chromosome 12, ASM1918654v1, whole genome shotgun sequence genomic stretch:
- the LOC125848131 gene encoding transcription termination factor MTERF5, chloroplastic, with amino-acid sequence MISFMRLRIPNAKLAFLSRTSRVPLYRIVLSLPQKVFFCAAKYSESEVDGSFSLRLVPPTLVAAEKEEAKAVLTLFLKKQGLSNALAARAINRSDSFIDHLVSRLHSVHKSRYLVGRELTTLEIRDALIPYLEALHEEYGSILVDVVESFPNPPVVEKIEETVEKVPIPVTPASPPSAVLDSKKLKALARVTDIGPTGKLPPHILYLVELGMDIERIRVITRKFPAFAYYSLEGKIKPVVEFLLDLGVPRSQIPIILSKRPQLCGISLSDNLIPTMTFLEELGVDKEQWAKVIYRFPALLTYSRPKLRATVDFLYEMGLSAECVSKVLTRCPNIISYSVEDKLRPATEYFRSMGVDVGVLLYRCPQTFGLSIEANIKPATEFFKDKGFSMTEIATMVSRYGALYTFSLAKLVLKWEFFLTMGYPRAELVKFPQYFGYSLEERIKPRFAIMTDKGVRLLLNQMLSLSEDGFNKALKRKLQKLIDN; translated from the exons ATGATATCTTTTATGCGACTACGAATCCCAAACGCAAAGCTTGcctttctttcaagaacatccCGAGTACCCCTTTATCG GATTGTATTGTCGTTACCTCAGAAGGTTTTCTTTTGCGCAGCGAAGTATT CTGAATCTGAGGTAGACGGATCTTTTAGCTTAAGGTTGGTCCCCCCAACCCTTGTAGCTGCTGAAAAGGAAGAGGCGAAGGCTGTCTTGACCTTGTTTCTGAAGAAACAGGGTTTAAGCAATGCTCTTGCAGCAAGAGCTATCAACAGATCAGATTCTTTTATCGATCACCTTGTCTCTCGGCTACATTCTGTTCATAAGTCTCGCTACCTCGTAG GACGAGAACTAACAACTCTTGAGATTAGGGATGCTCTCATCCCATACCTTGAGGCCCTCCACGAGGAATATGGAAGCATTTTGGTGGACGTTGTGGAGAGCTTTCCAAACCCACCTGTTGTGGAGAAAATAGAAGAAACTGTTGAAAAAGTACCTATTCCTGTCACACCAGCTTCACCTCCTAGTGCTGTTCTCGACTCCAAGAAACTGAAGGCTCTGGCACGAGTGACTGATATTGGACCCACTGGAAAGCTTCCCCCACATATTTTATACCTTGTTGAACTGGGCATGGACATTGAAAGGATTAGAGTAATCACACGAAAGTTTCCTGCTTTTGCCTACTATAGTCTTGAGGGAAAAATCAAACCAGTAGTTGAGTTTCTCCTTGATCTTGGAGTGCCAAGATCACAGATCCCAATAATTCTCAGCAAAAGGCCTCAACTATGTGGAATTAGTCTCTCAGATAATTTAATTCCAACAATGACATTTTTGGAAGAACTAGGCGTTGATAAAGAACAATGGGCTAAAGTAATCTACCGTTTTCCTGCACTTCTCACTTACAGTAGACCTAAATTGAGAGCAACAGTGGACTTTCTTTATGAAATGGGTCTATCTGCTGAGTGTGTGAGCAAGGTTCTAACCAGATGTCCAAACATCATAAGTTACAGCGTAGAGGACAAGCTAAGGCCTGCAACTGAGTACTTCCGCTCAATGGGGGTTGATGTTGGAGTTCTTCTCTACCGATGTCCTCAAACCTTTGGTCTTAGCATTGAGGCTAACATTAAGCCTGCCACCGAGTTCTTCAAGGATAAGGGGTTCAGTATGACGGAAATTGCCACAATGGTGTCAAGATACGGTGCTCTATATACTTTTAGCTTGGCTAAGTTGGTATTAAAGTGGGAGTTCTTTTTGACCATGGGTTATCCAAGAGCAGAACTGGTCAAGTTTCCTCAGTATTTTGGTTATAGTTTAGAAGAGAGAATCAAGCCAAGGTTTGCCATTATGACTGATAAAGGTGTAAGGTTGTTACTgaaccagatgttgtcactgtcAGAAGATGGTTTCAATAAGGCTTTGAAGAGAAAATTGCAGAAACTAATAGATAATTAG
- the LOC125849226 gene encoding sister chromatid cohesion 1 protein 2 isoform X2 — protein sequence MFYSQLLLSKKGPLGTIWIAAHCHKRLKKEQVHQTNIASSVEKILLDEAPVVTYRILGHLLLGVVRIYSKKVEYLFNDCNNVLVNLGNFSTRKRPTSKLSAVRIQGMHAPAHFITRPKKFELDTFDLEVLEDQDANSHVASREEIMLSDAQENEQMVFGLSCKYEEDVSHLESKSTNHTPVRDIHSPHLMDKDFDFRPSVGSGHVEALWNLNETRYSLEERFEPMTFGDIEIQMISDRKADHQTDDEQMKESNAGNLVNEEHLYEKRSSLEEHAEPMIITEATPEINTDQQSEKNHQPTLELFKPPDVGVNVDDEGPAGLGESSLVEKHCGFEQKKNVEASSSRKGKDRTKVDQSVSLCIDVSPETKISGSTSPDFISVRTPAKKERTRISRKRKCIFDESIVIPNEVFKHWIGDANDLVCKRRKAPHSSYFAWKVHKISSLPQSFEEPLIPCSLSIDIISAISKIRSARHGPAETVEVPLREDMPDSPYKLRSGEQIPIALAASLHAYLPESPGTLRCGEQIPNAPAASLHVGVPESHNTLRYDGEQTPIAPATPVTGSSSLRFHDTQGTSRSHIEPASSTESTEKGALSMEDVEFEMNLMDEEINSFEGDTSEKCKFSLRTRKVGKFLLENFLAGKGKEEVEVVNLSLLMKGKTKRDNARVFYEILVLKSGGWIDVLQDDAYSDILLQELPRLKQTFEADGLGSKS from the exons ATGTTTTATTCACAGTTACTTCTTTCAAAGAAAGGGCCTTTAGGCACCATCTGGATTGCTGCTCATTGTCATAAACGTCTCAAGAAAGAGCAAGTTCACCAGACCAACATCGCTTCTTCTGTCG AGAAAATTCTGCTGGATGAAGCTCCTGTGGTCACATACAGAATTTTAGGTCACCTGCTCCTGGGTGTGGTTAGAATATATTCGAAAAAAGTGGAATATCTTTTCAATGACTGTAATAATGTTCTTGTTAACCTTGGTAATTTTTCAACTCGCAAGAGACCAACTAGTAAACTATCAGCTGTAAGGATTCAGGGTATGCATGCTCCTGCCCACTTTATCACCCGACCAAAGAAATTTGAACTGGATACTTTTGATCTAGAAGTCTTGGAGGATCAAGACGCAAACAG TCATGTGGCATCCCGTGAAGAAATCATGCTTTCAG ATGCTCAGGAAAATGAGCAAATGGTTTTTGGCTTATCTTGCAAG TACGAGGAAGATGTCTCTCATTTGGAGTCAAAGTCCACAAATCACACTCCAGTTAGAGA CATACATTCACCTCACCTGATGGACAAAGATTTTGACTTCCGCCCATCAGTTGGGTCAGGCCATGTGGAAGCTCTGTGGAACCTTAATGAGACTAGATACTCCTTGGAAGAGCGCTTTGAACCTATGACCTTTGGTGACATTGAAATTCAGATGATCTCTGATAGGAAAGCTGATCACCAGACTGATGATGAGCAGATGAAAGAGTCTAATGCTGGGAACTTAGTAAACGAGGAGCATCTTTATGAAAAGAGGTCATCTTTGGAAGAGCATGCAGAACCGATGATTATCACAGAAGCTACACCGGAAATCAACACTGATCAACAATCTGAGAAAAATCATCAGCCTACTCTTGAGCTCTTCAAACCCCCTGATGTAGGAGTGAATGTAGATGATGAAGGACCAGCAGGCCTTGGTGAATCATCTCTTGTGGAAAAGCATTGTGGTTTTGAGcaaaagaaaaatgttgaaGCATCTTCCTCTAGAAAAGGGAAGGATCGGACTAAAGTTGATCAATCAGTGTCCCTCTGTATTGATGTATCCCCAGAGACCAAGATCTCAG GATCTACTTCACCGGATTTCATATCTGTTCGCACCCCAGCTAAGAAGGAGCGAACTCGTATTTCAAGGAAGCGGAAGTGCATATTTGATGAGTCTATTGTGATCCCAAATGA GGTATTCAAGCACTGGATTGGTGATGCAAATGACTTAGTTTGCAAGAGAAGGAAAGCCCCTCATTCCAGTTATTTTGCATGGAAAGTACATAAAATTTCCTCACTTCCTCAGAGTTTTGAGGAGCCTCTTATTCCTT GTAGTCTTTCGATTGATATTATATCTGCAATTAGCAAAATTAGATCAGCAAGGCATGGGCCTGCAGAAACAGTAGAAGTTCCTCTGCGTGAGGACATGCCAGACTCTCCATATAAACTAAGATCTGGGGAACAAATACCTATTGCTCTTGCTGCATCTCTGCATGCGTACTTACCTGAATCTCCTGGTACCCTAAGATGTGGAGAACAAATACCTAATGCTCCTGCGGCATCTCTGCATGTGGGTGTACCTGAATCTCATAATACACTCAGATATGATGGAGAACAAACACCTATTGCTCCTGCAACGCCTGTCACTGGCTCAAGCTCGTTGAGATTTCATGATACGCAAGGAACTTCTAGATCACACATAGAACCAGCAAGTTCAACTGAAAGCACAGAGAAAGGAGCACTTTCCATGGAGGATGTagaatttgaaatgaatttgATGGATGAG GAGATAAATTCATTTGAAGGGGATACCTCAGAAAAAT GCAAATTTTCCCTAAGAACAAG AAAGGTTGGAAAATTTCTACTTGAAAACTTTCTTGCTGGGAAGGGGAAGGAGGAGGTAGAAGTTGTTAACTTGTCCTTGCTTATGAAGGGGAAAACAAAGAGAGACAATGCAAGGGTGTTCTACGAGATACTG GTTCTGAAATCGGGAGGCTGGATAGATGTGCTGCAGGATGATGCCTATAGTGACATTCTTTTGCAAGAACTCCCAAGACTAAAGCAGACCTTTGAAGCTGACGGCCTTGGCTCAAAGTCTTGA
- the LOC125849226 gene encoding sister chromatid cohesion 1 protein 2 isoform X1, producing the protein MFYSQLLLSKKGPLGTIWIAAHCHKRLKKEQVHQTNIASSVEKILLDEAPVVTYRILGHLLLGVVRIYSKKVEYLFNDCNNVLVNLGNFSTRKRPTSKLSAVRIQGMHAPAHFITRPKKFELDTFDLEVLEDQDANSSHVASREEIMLSDAQENEQMVFGLSCKYEEDVSHLESKSTNHTPVRDIHSPHLMDKDFDFRPSVGSGHVEALWNLNETRYSLEERFEPMTFGDIEIQMISDRKADHQTDDEQMKESNAGNLVNEEHLYEKRSSLEEHAEPMIITEATPEINTDQQSEKNHQPTLELFKPPDVGVNVDDEGPAGLGESSLVEKHCGFEQKKNVEASSSRKGKDRTKVDQSVSLCIDVSPETKISGSTSPDFISVRTPAKKERTRISRKRKCIFDESIVIPNEVFKHWIGDANDLVCKRRKAPHSSYFAWKVHKISSLPQSFEEPLIPCSLSIDIISAISKIRSARHGPAETVEVPLREDMPDSPYKLRSGEQIPIALAASLHAYLPESPGTLRCGEQIPNAPAASLHVGVPESHNTLRYDGEQTPIAPATPVTGSSSLRFHDTQGTSRSHIEPASSTESTEKGALSMEDVEFEMNLMDEEINSFEGDTSEKCKFSLRTRKVGKFLLENFLAGKGKEEVEVVNLSLLMKGKTKRDNARVFYEILVLKSGGWIDVLQDDAYSDILLQELPRLKQTFEADGLGSKS; encoded by the exons ATGTTTTATTCACAGTTACTTCTTTCAAAGAAAGGGCCTTTAGGCACCATCTGGATTGCTGCTCATTGTCATAAACGTCTCAAGAAAGAGCAAGTTCACCAGACCAACATCGCTTCTTCTGTCG AGAAAATTCTGCTGGATGAAGCTCCTGTGGTCACATACAGAATTTTAGGTCACCTGCTCCTGGGTGTGGTTAGAATATATTCGAAAAAAGTGGAATATCTTTTCAATGACTGTAATAATGTTCTTGTTAACCTTGGTAATTTTTCAACTCGCAAGAGACCAACTAGTAAACTATCAGCTGTAAGGATTCAGGGTATGCATGCTCCTGCCCACTTTATCACCCGACCAAAGAAATTTGAACTGGATACTTTTGATCTAGAAGTCTTGGAGGATCAAGACGCAAACAG TAGTCATGTGGCATCCCGTGAAGAAATCATGCTTTCAG ATGCTCAGGAAAATGAGCAAATGGTTTTTGGCTTATCTTGCAAG TACGAGGAAGATGTCTCTCATTTGGAGTCAAAGTCCACAAATCACACTCCAGTTAGAGA CATACATTCACCTCACCTGATGGACAAAGATTTTGACTTCCGCCCATCAGTTGGGTCAGGCCATGTGGAAGCTCTGTGGAACCTTAATGAGACTAGATACTCCTTGGAAGAGCGCTTTGAACCTATGACCTTTGGTGACATTGAAATTCAGATGATCTCTGATAGGAAAGCTGATCACCAGACTGATGATGAGCAGATGAAAGAGTCTAATGCTGGGAACTTAGTAAACGAGGAGCATCTTTATGAAAAGAGGTCATCTTTGGAAGAGCATGCAGAACCGATGATTATCACAGAAGCTACACCGGAAATCAACACTGATCAACAATCTGAGAAAAATCATCAGCCTACTCTTGAGCTCTTCAAACCCCCTGATGTAGGAGTGAATGTAGATGATGAAGGACCAGCAGGCCTTGGTGAATCATCTCTTGTGGAAAAGCATTGTGGTTTTGAGcaaaagaaaaatgttgaaGCATCTTCCTCTAGAAAAGGGAAGGATCGGACTAAAGTTGATCAATCAGTGTCCCTCTGTATTGATGTATCCCCAGAGACCAAGATCTCAG GATCTACTTCACCGGATTTCATATCTGTTCGCACCCCAGCTAAGAAGGAGCGAACTCGTATTTCAAGGAAGCGGAAGTGCATATTTGATGAGTCTATTGTGATCCCAAATGA GGTATTCAAGCACTGGATTGGTGATGCAAATGACTTAGTTTGCAAGAGAAGGAAAGCCCCTCATTCCAGTTATTTTGCATGGAAAGTACATAAAATTTCCTCACTTCCTCAGAGTTTTGAGGAGCCTCTTATTCCTT GTAGTCTTTCGATTGATATTATATCTGCAATTAGCAAAATTAGATCAGCAAGGCATGGGCCTGCAGAAACAGTAGAAGTTCCTCTGCGTGAGGACATGCCAGACTCTCCATATAAACTAAGATCTGGGGAACAAATACCTATTGCTCTTGCTGCATCTCTGCATGCGTACTTACCTGAATCTCCTGGTACCCTAAGATGTGGAGAACAAATACCTAATGCTCCTGCGGCATCTCTGCATGTGGGTGTACCTGAATCTCATAATACACTCAGATATGATGGAGAACAAACACCTATTGCTCCTGCAACGCCTGTCACTGGCTCAAGCTCGTTGAGATTTCATGATACGCAAGGAACTTCTAGATCACACATAGAACCAGCAAGTTCAACTGAAAGCACAGAGAAAGGAGCACTTTCCATGGAGGATGTagaatttgaaatgaatttgATGGATGAG GAGATAAATTCATTTGAAGGGGATACCTCAGAAAAAT GCAAATTTTCCCTAAGAACAAG AAAGGTTGGAAAATTTCTACTTGAAAACTTTCTTGCTGGGAAGGGGAAGGAGGAGGTAGAAGTTGTTAACTTGTCCTTGCTTATGAAGGGGAAAACAAAGAGAGACAATGCAAGGGTGTTCTACGAGATACTG GTTCTGAAATCGGGAGGCTGGATAGATGTGCTGCAGGATGATGCCTATAGTGACATTCTTTTGCAAGAACTCCCAAGACTAAAGCAGACCTTTGAAGCTGACGGCCTTGGCTCAAAGTCTTGA